DNA sequence from the Salvelinus sp. IW2-2015 linkage group LG37, ASM291031v2, whole genome shotgun sequence genome:
TAATGATAGTAATCAACAGGTATCATAATATGGAATGGTGACACTGAGGTGTCCCTGTGAGCATGTTTCTATAATTTCAATGACTTTTACACATTTTAACATTTGAGGAGggtgagctgatcctagatctgtgcctacagGCAACTTCTACCCACCATATAGGGTGTTATCTTTAAAATTTGGAAGGATATAAGCGCACTACTGAATGCTTACTGTTGCAGATGGTTCCCAGTGTGTCATAGTCCTCCACACTCTCACAGATCACCCTCCAGTTGGAGAAGATGGAGTTGGTYCTGATGGAATTCATATTGAGGTTGCTCCTCGCTCCCAATAAGTCATCTGTGCAGATGTCACAGGTGCTTCCACCAATGGCAAAGTTCCAGTAGGGCAGGGCAAAGGAAGGGTCTTGCAGCATATCCTAAATTGAGAGTAGGGTTAGAATGAATTACATAAAGGGCACACAATTACAATAATTAGTTTGTGCAATTAGAAACCACAATAATGAACTGCAAATAAAATTGTTACAAATGGTCTTGGAGAAGTATATAGTGCCTGCATTATTTTAATCCAGCAACATACAACATAgctacacctgattcaactttttCTATTGTATGAAATAATGATTTGTCTTTATTGCTGAGGCCTAATATAGCTGGCCTACGGACATCCAAGATGAAGATCtttcaaaacaatacatttacatttacattacatttaagtcatttagcagacgctcttatccagagcgacttacaaattggtgcattcaccttatgatatccagtggaacaaccactttacaatagtgcatctaactcttttaagggggggggtttagaaggattactttatcctatcctaggtattccttaaagaggtaggataaagtaatccttctaaaccccccccacAATAAACAGTCTTTGTCAGTAACGCCAATTAGTAACGCATAATTCAAGAAATAACTTGGGCAACAGATGCTCTTTTGTGCCCTATTAGATGGGAAATCTAGGCTCAGACTAGTAAACGCTTAAGCACATTTTCTGCAAAGCTTGCTTGATTATGGTACAACATTGCTTCATCTCTAAAGATATCCTCACCCTTAATGCGGCACTAATTCAAGCAAACAATAGGGAAAGTGAAATGACTATTGATGGGTAATAAATAGGCCCAGCCTatagattaaaatggattttgctGGTGGTGAAAATCCATAATACCATTAGATAATGGACTATTATATTGTGATATCCAATTGAATAGTAGGCACACTAAAAAAGTAGTTATTTGCATTATTATTGACTATTTCAGTTCATATTACATGCAGGGACATGCTGTAATTGCTGGTACCCCCATCTCACCTGCATGTCSCGCTCAAGTTGGAGCAGGTGAAACCTGTGCCAGGTCACAAAACCGGGCCCTTCGTGAGAGAAGTCGACTCCGCCAAAGCTCGGCTGGCCGGCCCCCAAGAAGGTCTTGCTGACCGAATAGTAGTGGGTCCACACAAAGTAATTGTAGATGGTGATGTTCTCAAACTGCGGGGTGTTTCCATCGGGTCCGAAGACATCCTGGTATCGCCGCGTAGCTATCACAATGTCTGGATGCACSGTGCGCTTGGCCTGGTCAAGTGCGGTCACGAAAGCTCGCTTCTGATCCGCACTTAGCTGCATCACGTTTCTCCGGACTGAAGAATTAaagagaaaaataacatttgattttcttAGTCATTCATGCGTTAATGAGCACATTCTTTTGTGGAAAGAAGTTAAGAAATTATTGGGCATGTAGCCTATCCGCAGTCACCGTTCATCTTTACGCATACACCATTGCCTGAATATGAGGCAAAAAGGTAATTATGTCAAACATAAAATGCAGCTATATGTAACGACATTCGTGTCCtttcaaaaaaaaaagattgtatgCTTTCCATAGTCTGTGTAGAAATGTGGCTTTCATCCAGTTGAGTGTCAGTGCATAAAGTCAACCTTCACTCaggggtagacataacatagtaaacgacAAACTGGGATGCAAATTtgtgtgatatgttacatttggtataaTATTAATTTGTGTATTTCCATcatcatatgatatgttacgaattacaattaatataatattgtaatgaaacagcagggagcaggtctcgaaccctcgaccttctagcccgaggtccggcgcgctatcgactgtgccgcaaaagcatgatcgtgcggcagagtcgatttccgcggttataaacccagggtcgttacattactccctcctttcaaagagcgcgtcctcgcgctagcttgcgactctacgtcttacaggaacgcgctcaccggccaagcacacgcactgtcttggatgcaaggtccgatcacttctgacaccaatgtaatgaaacagcagggagcaggtctcgaaccatCGACCTTCtaagcccgaggtccggcgcgctatcgactgtgccgcaaaagcatgctcgtgcggcagagtcgatttccgcggttataaacccagggtcgttacaatatgtaACGAATTACAATTCggacaatatgttatgaatttgctatatatacatattatatgtttccaattccaatttgttgtggctatgttagctaggtggctaacgttagcttggctAGGGGTTAGTGGCAGGGCGGGAAATGAATGGCATGGTGGGACATTAATACCCATCACCCGCCAAATATGGGTAGATTTTGTTATTAGCGGGTAAGAATGTKtatttcaccagccacgttggcgtGTGATCACACACAGCATTTGGGAACAGTTTTTTTCAACCCAAATGTAGAAGTTGGTCGAATTGACCTGAAAGGCTACTAAAGTGTGACTTTGTCCTCCTGTTTCTTGGctagttacattgttttgttcaaacACTAGATTGTTTTTCAATATTAGTTTTGAGTTTGCTGCAACTGTCTGCTGGTAGAGCAGACATGAGATTATCATCTCTGACAGACAGGGAGTGCCGTTACCATGGTAATGGCCACCCCTTAAAGGGGTAGTGGAACATTTTTATCAAACCTAATGACTCAAATATTTGGGGGTAAATTGTGCTTGATTGAACATGGAACATTCCAAAAACGTTTTATTATTAAAACGTTCTTATCGTTAAAACACTCAAATAATTGTATTGTGGacctacatttatttttgtgcTCCTAAATATCAATTTATATACATagtccttaaaaaaaaaatctgcgttAAAGCACTGAACTAATACTAATAAAGAAGCCGTATCACTCAGCATTTTGTGGCAGGGCAGGCACTTTGTTTATTCTTGATGTTCATTTGTAGAACTGTTTACCTGTTTTACTTTTTACTATTGTatctaaattatttattttaacataCATTGGTTGAAAGACATTACTTCTTACTactaatacatttcttgttttaaaaacattaaaaagcaTGCTAATTTGTTATTTTTCCACCCTGGTTAGGGGtcagagttaggttaaagggttaaggttaattTTGGGGgatgggttagctaacatgctaagtagttccaaagtagctaaaaagtagtaagtagctgTAAACTtgataattagctaaaatgctaaagttgtccgtgatgagattcgaactgtttcaaattccttatagtaatcaaaccagacggcaccattttttaTTWatttacggatagccaggagcacactccaacactcagacatcattttcaaaagaagcatgtgtttagtgggtctgtcagatcagaggcagtagggatgaccagggatgatatcttgataagtgtgtgaattagacaattttcctgtcctgctaagcattcaaaatgtaacgagttcttttggctgtcagggaaaatgtatggagtaaaaaYtacattattttctttaagaatgtagtgaggttaaagtaaaagtaaagtagcCAAcgttaagtagtactttcaagtatttatACTTAAGGACTTTACACCATAGCTTATTTTATTCAACAGATATGTGGACTGGTGATTTAAATTAAATTGGTTTAAGTGTGAGATTTACCACTCCACTTAAATGAGACACATAATTGAGATGACCTATGCTGTTTCGATTGCGTAAAAACATTAAATCGCTTTATACTGGAAACTGcaacatttgtttatttgttttaaagTGGGATAAAAAAAAACGTACCGACAGCGACGGGTTGGTCACAGTTTAACCCGGCCAATCCATGCATACAACGGCCACAATCATAACCGGTGAAATTCCCGTTGCACTGGCAGGTTCGGTTGAAGTAGCGGATGGGCCAACGTTCACGGTCATCCCGTCCATCGTGGGGGTACTGGGGGCCGTGTGGACTTGCGTCTACCGCTATCGAAATACACTGTCCACGTCCTGTGCCGGACCCGCAGGCGTCATTCGCGACCCCAAACGGGGATGGACAACACTGGCCACTCCGAAGTCCCTCCAGAGTCACACATTCCCTCGGAAACTGCCCGCGCACAAACAGGGCGCCGAAAAGCACCAACAAACCGTACTTCCACATAGGCAATGAATAGGTAAAAAGACGCACACCAGAAAGTTAGCTAAATGGAACAGTGGATCGACGAATTCTCTTTATTCAATCACACTCTAATAGAAGTCAGTACCTTACTCGAAACCACATCACTTCATAGTTGATTTTCAGTGCGCACTTGTGTCCTCTTGTAGGCAACTAATTGCCCACACACCATCCAAATAAACCTCTAGRCTTTAAATACCACATTAGCGCATGACTGGATGCCAGGATTTCTGATCCCCTCGTGATCACATCACATTTCCTAAGGGATTGATAGGGATAGAGGCTAGGCAGTCATGCACACTGTTTTACTACGATGAGACACACCAACATTCTGAGAAGGATATTCTCAGGATATTTGAGAAGAATGTGATTTAACATGGTTAGAAGTACATAACATGTACATAACATAGGCCTAAAACAGAATTTAAGCACTTATGTCACCTGTGCAAGCTATTGAGTTAATGCTGTCCTCCAGTTTTCACCACATCAATTCATGTTCATGAACTTCTAGACCAATTTCACCACATTTTGTCAAAAGGTATTACACTTAAATTTACATGGCCAAAATAGTATTTTCCTGACGGGTTCATTGAAATCCACAAATTGGTATGGCAGGTGGTCTCTAATGGTATCCTAGGCCTGCCACTTTATGAAGTGATAAAGTACACTGCAATAAAACTGTTGCCTGCTACTTGGTTAAGTGTCACTTAGAATAAAATGGAACCACATGTACATGTTATTATGCCTGCATATATTTATGTGGATCTTACCACTAATAAGACCCACTCATCTTCATGTTATTTTCTAAGAGATAGSCCACCTAGGTCTGACTATCATTGAAATAGTATTAATATCATTACGATATAATCATAATATTAGTAATTTTCTAAAAAAAATAACAGTTGTCAATTGTGATGTATCGCTTACTGTCACACATCTGTATCATAACACCTAGTGTCATCAGTtcagtttgtttatttatttgcacaGATAAAACTTTTTATACAAAGTTAAAGGTAATACAAGGTATGCAATGAATGGCCTCTCCTTTAGATAATTCCTAATTGTTTACACAGGTTCATGAGTTCATGTTAGAATGTGAACATGCTACCAAAGTCTTTTGACTTCTCACGCAACATCCCTTCCTCCCTACCTACACAGTTAAAAATATGTWAAAAAAAATACTTAACTGTTAATTTGTACATGTTTTTTCTGTGTTTATGAATAATGGTAGAATACTGTGAAATGACAGGGATAAACTTATATTTAACTTTCGTCGAGTAGAATAATAGGAAATGTCAGTAAATGCGAAATACATMAAACTTCCTGTATTTTTACAGACATGCATCCCCTTTTCGCAATAATAAGCTGTAGAAATACAGTAATATGCATTATAAAGAAACAACTACATTTACCATTGTTTTATGGATTTTACCTTTAGTTTTACATTCTAAATGCAGATAATTATAGTAAAAAAACGATTTCTGATGTTTATAAACAGTATAAACCTATGCAAGAGAATGTAAAAAGAATGCTGTCGTCTGTGATTATACTGATATTGATCACTACATTACAAACATTAACTGTAAAATGATGAGTATTTACAATACCTCAATGAAAGTGaatgcatataatttaacagatactgactgttatttaaCCGATTAAGCCAGTTCATTTACTATTTATGAATTGTCAAGTACAGTTTTTTAAGGATAAAAAAATGCATAAAGCTATGAAAGATAATGTAAAAAGAATGATATTGTCTGTCATGTTACAAATGTTGATCACTCTATTACAAACATAGACTGTGAAGTTATGGTCAAGTCACCATCCTCTACATCACTCTTCGGAACTATTAAAAAGGTTAGTGTAATTAAAGACTCGTCAATATTCCACATTGCATTTAACCATTTCCGTTAGAAACCATTTGACAACGAATCAGAAACACATCGGAGGCGTCATTCAAACGCCCGCGCACACAACTGTCGCCAATTGTATGCAGCAGGCAAAAGGTGAGCATTACCACCAAACGATTGTTTAACATAAAGTTTTAAATAGTTGACGAAATTGCTAGATGTGCAGTTCGTTAACTTTGTGTTGTATTTGCTAGTTAATATCGTGGAGTTTGTGGTTGGCAGCTCGTgagcaagatagctagctaatacccGGGCTAGAGTTACCAACCAGACCATGGCTAGCTAGCAGCAAGCCAGCTATGATAAGCAACCGTTTTTTGTAACATATGTTGACAGTTAAAGATTTATTATTTATGAATTTTGAAGCATTGACATTCAGCTATTTAGTTAGATTGCTAGCTGCATTTCATAACCTAGCTAGTGCGCTAACTTGCTATCTAGGTAGTTTGCTGTAAACCAATCCCACctgaaaacatatattttctctctctttctccttcaacAGTTAACTACTTGAATTGGAATTGAGGAAATTCCCTGCAATCTTCAAACTGAAGTAATATTCATAGCTAGTTTAGTTTAGCAAACTGAATAGTTTAGCATGGAAGTACAAATAAATAATCGCTGTTGTCCCCTTTTGAAGTCCATTGTCATTAATCAAGCAAATCAGAACGATACACTTCAGTAGTTAATTGGAACCAAGATTAAAATCTACAAGGGACTTTTTTTCTTTGTTAaaagtaacgtaaactcactcacttttgtacatctgaccgtacaattgaccttattttagtgcCCCATTAACGttatacttccagatcaactgtaatgtcaataccattgtaaagcataatttctcccctttccaacagaatcaattacatgacccccacgctgcccgtttctgcatgattcaagaaggcaatgaactccgtcgggtctttttaaaaatggcgggtggggaagcgaaactaatgcgtgatagtgagaaggacagatgttgtgtgggaaaattgctttttttcactcgatctgtccaacttatcaccttatcgcctctaaaatgtaaataaaacactataaagagtttatataatgtgtcattacatacctatttgaaggtttgtgtcgaatttgaatcgggtttttagggcggtgctaaagtgatcttagaagtaaacagcggctttgagaatgatgatcgcatgcaatgatgacgcaaaaaatgactaggtatccccccttaccccgtcactgtccatttcttgtttttaaacaatgagagaagtgctacacctggtggagagagattgtaagacagaaatagttgctttatgcgtgctgtacgttacggcatgacacgtcacgatgtaacggagggtcagttttttcaacttttctccaatactatagagccattaccatgtcgatcaacgcttgaatagaaacctagttcacacccccaatTTTGAAGccacacagtcgctacagtcccattagttttctttgtagcctcgtttgaatgttgcggttgctcACATTTGtgcggaatggggtgagtttaagTTAAGTATAGAGAAATTGGGAACATGTCAGGTCTTTCCAAATAATTGGCATGTCGTTCCTGTGGCCTCACTGTTAACACGTTAGAAGGTTATGTGGATCATCAATCATTACACCGACATGAAGCAAATGGCCATTATGTATGCTGCATGCTTAGCTGCAAATCTCAGTTGACAAAATATAATGCTTTTAAATGTCATATGCGTCATCATCATAGAGAGTCTGCTGTATCACAATGTGACACGATTTAAGGTCCGTTTACTTGTTAAAACTAACTCTGGTCTGTTGTTGTCATCTAGGATGCCTTACTGTTAACTATAACTTTCAATTTCAAAACAGAACCACACCAGTCCCATGTTGGCCAATAGAAATGTAGCATTTCAGGATACACTTTCTATGCACCCAATATACTTTCTGGTGAAAAAACATTGTCGTTCCACTGTTACtataacttcttacggctgagaccccgttaacgggatcaatatgacaacagccagtgaaagtgcagggcgccaaattcaaacaacagaaatctcataattaaaattcctcaaacatacaagtattttacaccattttaaagataaacttgttgttaatcccaccacagtgtccgatttcaaaaaggctttacgacgaaagcataccatgcaattatgttaggtcagcacctagtcacagaaaaacagccatttttccagccaaagagaggagtcacaaaaagcagaaatagagataaaatgaatcactaacctttgatgatcttcatcagatgacactcataggacttcatgttacgtaatacatgtatgttttgttcgataaaattcatatttatatccaaaaatctcagtttacattggcgcgttatgttcagtaatgttttgcttccaaaacatccggtgattttgcagagagccacatttacagaaatacttataataaacattgataaaggatacaagtgttatgcatggaattatagataaacttctccttaatgcaacagctgtgtcagatttcaaaaaagctttacggaaaaagcacaccatgcaataatctgagtacagcgctcagagaccaaaacaagccatacagatacccgccatgttgtggtgtcaacagaagtcagaaatagcattataaatattcacttacctttgatgatcttcatcagaatgcactcccaggaatcccagttccacaataaatgtttgttttgttcgataaagtccatcatttatgtccaaatacctcctttttgt
Encoded proteins:
- the LOC111960425 gene encoding 5,6-dihydroxyindole-2-carboxylic acid oxidase-like, whose amino-acid sequence is MWKYGLLVLFGALFVRGQFPRECVTLEGLRSGQCCPSPFGVANDACGSGTGRGQCISIAVDASPHGPQYPHDGRDDRERWPIRYFNRTCQCNGNFTGYDCGRCMHGLAGLNCDQPVAVVRRNVMQLSADQKRAFVTALDQAKRTVHPDIVIATRRYQDVFGPDGNTPQFENITIYNYFVWTHYYSVSKTFLGAGQPSFGGVDFSHEGPGFVTWHRFHLLQLERDMQDMLQDPSFALPYWNFAIGGSTCDICTDDLLGARSNLNMNSIRTNSIFSNWRVICESVEDYDTLGTICNNTETTPIRRNPAGNVARPMVQRLPEPQDVADCLQVNTFDTPPYYSTSSESFRNTIEGYSAPQGNYDPVVRSLHNLAHLFLNGTGGQTHLSPNDPIFVLLHTFTDAIFDEWLRRHAPDSAVYPSENAPIGHNRGYNMVPFWPPVTNAEMFLTAPENLGYSYEAEWPAAPFTLTEIITIAMVAALVIVAVIFAATTCVVRARSYSKLEGRQPLLGEQYQRYDDDKSQSVV